The genomic region CTGACACTATGGTCAGGTTCCAAAGGTGTCGACAATAATGCCGGTGGCAATTACGTCTATTATGGTGTACGTGAATTTGGGATGAGCGCAATGATGAACGGATTATCGTTGCACGGCGGCCTGATTCCTTACGGCGCAACCTTTTTGATGTTTTCAGAATACGCTCGTAATGCACTGCGTATGGCCGCTTTGATGAAAATCCGTAACATCTTTGTCTTTACACATGATTCAATTGGTCTGGGCGAGGATGGTCCAACACATCAACCGGTAGAACAAACAGCTACATTGCGTTATATCCCCAATATGGATGTATGGCGACCTTGTGACACCGTTGAATCAACCGTTTCATGGGTTCGTGCCATCGAGCGTAAAGACGGTCCTTCAACATTAATTTTCAGCCGCCAGAATCTGCCGTTTCAAAAACGAGACGCGGCAATCATCAAACAAATTGAGAAAGGTGGCTATGTATTAGCTGAAGCAAGTAACAACAGCAAACCGCAAGTTATTCTCATCGCTACCGGCTCGGAGGTCGGTTTAGCCGTGAATGCGCAGAAAACGTTGGCGGATGAAGGCATTCATGCACGCGTTGTTTCCATGCCCTGTACCAATGTTTTTGACCGCCAGGAACCATCTTACAAGGAAAGTGTCTTGCCAAAAGGTGTCAAACGCGTGGCCATTGAGGCGGGGGTGACGGATTTCTGGCGTAAATATGTCGGGTTAGATGGCGCAGTAGTGGGGATTGATACTTTTGGTGAATCAGCGCCTGCAGATGTGCTTTTCAAGCATTTCGGCTTTACTGTCGAAAACGTAGTCAAAACAGTAAAAAGCGTTCTCTAATTCAATTAAAGAATCTAGCGTTCGGATAACGCACTTCGTTTATCCGAATGCAATAAGTTTTTCATTCAAGGAGTTTTAGCATGACAATAAAGGTTGGTATTAATGGATTTGGTCGTATCGGGCGTATGGTTTTCCGCTCAGCAGTACAGAATTTTTCTGATATTGAAATTGTAGCAATTAATGATTTATTAGAGCCTGATTATCTGGCTTATATGTTGAAACATGATTCAGTCCATGGCCGTTTCCAAGGTGATGTATCAATTGATGGAAATACATTAGTAGTTAATGGCAAAAGAATTCGTTTGACCGCAATTAAAGATCCTGCTGAATTGAAATGGAGCGAAGTGGGAGCTGAAGTTGTTATTGAATCTACTGGACTGTTCCTGACCAAGGAAACTTGCGAAAAGCACTTGGTAGCTGGTGCCAAAAAAGTCATTATGTCTGCCCCTTCAAAGGATGATACACCCATGTTTGTATATGGTGTAAATGACAAATCCTATAAAGGTGAAAGCATTATTTCCAACGCTTCCTGTACTACCAACTGCTTGGCGCCGATGGCTAAAGTATTGAACGACAAATGGGGCATTAAACGGGGATTGATGACTACAGTGCATGCGGCAACAGCAACTCAGAAAACTGTAGATGGTCCATCGAATAAAGATTGGCGTGGTGGACGTGGCATTCTGGAAAATATTATCCCGTCTTCAACGGGTGCTGCCAAGGCAGTAGGCGTGGTAATTCCTGAACTGAACAAAAAATTGACTGGCATGGCTTTTCGTGTCCCCACTTCAGATGTTTCAGTGGTTGACTTAACGGTCGAACTGGAAAAAGAAGCGAGTTACGATGAGATTTGTAATGCAATGAAGGAAGCTTCCGAAGGCCCAATGAAAGGTGTATTGGGTTATACCGATCAGAAAGTGGTTTCTACCGATTTCCGTGGTGAAAGCTGCACATCTATTTTTGATGCTGAAGCAGGCATGGCCTTGGATAAAAGTTTTGTTAAAGTAGTGGCATGGTACGACAATGAATGGGGTTATTCCACCAAGGTATTGGAGATGGTTCGTACCGTTGCCAAGTAATTTGTATTGATTGATGCATACTTAAGAATATTAAGATTTTGATTACTATCTGAATTACTATTCAATTCGTCAAGACATAAAGGGTAGCGTTTGCTATCCTTTATATTTTTTAAAGACAATTCTGGAGTTTATCGTGCCTGTTATTAAACTTGTTGACCTTGACCTAAAAGGTAAGCGTGTATTCATACGCGCTGATCTAAACGTGCCTGTAAAGGATGGCAAAGTAACCTCGGACGCCCGCATTACCGCCTCTATGGCGACGATTAATCATTGCCTCAAAGAAGGTGCCAAGGTAATGGTAACTTCTCATCTGGGGCGTCCTGATGAAGGAATATGGACCGAAGAAAATTCCTTAAAGCCCGTTGCTGATAATATCGCCAACCGCCTAGGAAAACCGGTTCGACTAATCAAAGACTGGATGGACGGTGGATTTGATGTTGCTGCTGGAGAGTTGGTAGTACTTGAAAATTGCCGTATTAACAAAGGGGAAAAGAAAAATCTCGAGGAAACTGCGCAGAAATACGCAAAATTATGTGATGTGTTTGTAATGGATGCCTTCGGCACCGCGCACCGTGCAGAAGCTTCAACTCATGGCATCGCGAAATATGCCCTGATAGCTTGTGCAGGAATTTTACTGACTGAAGAGCTGGAAGCTTTAACTAAAGCGCTGTTGAATCCGGCTCGTCCCATGGTTGCTATAGTAGGCGGTTCGAAAGTTTCTACCAAACTTACCGTACTTGAGTCGCTGTCCGAAAAAGTGGATCAATTGGTTGTTGGCGGCGGCATCGCTAATACTTTTCTTAAAGCCACCGGCAAGAATGTCGGTAAGTCATTGTGTGAAGACGATTTGGTTTCAACGGCTAAAAATTTGATGGATAAAATGGCCCAACGCAATGCATCAATCCCGATTGCAGTTGATGTTGTGGTTGGTAAGAAATTTGATGCTAATGAACCGGCTGTATTGAAAGATGCCGATAGCGTGGCAGATGATGAAATGATTTTCGACATCGGTCCAAGAAGTGCACAGGAATTAGCGGATATCATTATGAAAGCCGGCACGGTAGTATGGAACGGTCCCGTGGGTGTATTTGAATTTGATCAGTTTGGTGGCGGAACCGAGAAGATTGCACGAGCAATTGCAGAAACCAAGGCATTCACGCTGGCAGGCGGCGGCGATACCATTGCAGCCATTCAAAAATATGATATTTATAACAAAGTCTCTTATATCTCTACGGCAGGGGGTGCCTTTTTAGAATTTTTAGAAGGCAAAAAGCTGCCCGCAGTAGAAATCCTGGAAATGCGCGCTAACTGATCGTCTAGAAAATAATGATTCGAAGAACAAAAATTGTAGCTACACT from Nitrosomonas ureae harbors:
- a CDS encoding phosphoglycerate kinase: MPVIKLVDLDLKGKRVFIRADLNVPVKDGKVTSDARITASMATINHCLKEGAKVMVTSHLGRPDEGIWTEENSLKPVADNIANRLGKPVRLIKDWMDGGFDVAAGELVVLENCRINKGEKKNLEETAQKYAKLCDVFVMDAFGTAHRAEASTHGIAKYALIACAGILLTEELEALTKALLNPARPMVAIVGGSKVSTKLTVLESLSEKVDQLVVGGGIANTFLKATGKNVGKSLCEDDLVSTAKNLMDKMAQRNASIPIAVDVVVGKKFDANEPAVLKDADSVADDEMIFDIGPRSAQELADIIMKAGTVVWNGPVGVFEFDQFGGGTEKIARAIAETKAFTLAGGGDTIAAIQKYDIYNKVSYISTAGGAFLEFLEGKKLPAVEILEMRAN
- the gap gene encoding type I glyceraldehyde-3-phosphate dehydrogenase; translation: MTIKVGINGFGRIGRMVFRSAVQNFSDIEIVAINDLLEPDYLAYMLKHDSVHGRFQGDVSIDGNTLVVNGKRIRLTAIKDPAELKWSEVGAEVVIESTGLFLTKETCEKHLVAGAKKVIMSAPSKDDTPMFVYGVNDKSYKGESIISNASCTTNCLAPMAKVLNDKWGIKRGLMTTVHAATATQKTVDGPSNKDWRGGRGILENIIPSSTGAAKAVGVVIPELNKKLTGMAFRVPTSDVSVVDLTVELEKEASYDEICNAMKEASEGPMKGVLGYTDQKVVSTDFRGESCTSIFDAEAGMALDKSFVKVVAWYDNEWGYSTKVLEMVRTVAK